Below is a window of Candidatus Spechtbacterales bacterium DNA.
CAAGCGGAGTGCCAAACTGTCCGGGCAAAACGGCGTCTATTTCAGAATTTAATTTTTCCCAAAGAAGCAAGCTATTTTCTTCTAAGTTAAAGGCGTAAATTTTAGACGCGGCTGTAACAAAAACATTTCCTTCCGCGTCCGAAACAGGCAGTGTGAAAGATTTCGCGCCTATTGAAAACCTGTCTGTTAGCTCTTCTCCATTGTCTGTACTAAACGCGGTAAAATAGCAGTCGTCCGTATTGGGGTCGCACTCAACTACATAGAGGGTTTTGTAATCGTGCGAGAGCGCCACCGAAAGATAAGAGCGGGTGCGTGTATTTTCCCAGACAGAGTTGCCCTCGGTGGTGAATTTTTCAATGCTATCCCCTGAAGCAATGTATAAATTAGAGCTCTCATCTACGAGCATCTGGTTTTTTAAGCTGTAAGACGCGCTTTCTGACCAAAGAACGGCGTAAGAGTTTTTGCCTGAACTGTTTGTTGGCGTCGGGTCTCCGGTTGTAAAATCAGCAGAGTTATCATCTGTATCCGCGTGGTTTTCGCTTCTTGAAATACTTTTTCCTTTCTGCGGGGCTTGTGCTGTTTTGGTTTCTTTAAGCGTTACATCTTCGTCATTACCCCATGCTACAGCGTCAACAGGTTTGGGGTTTTCTACGTCTTTAGGGTCTTCGCTGAATATGGCAACAGTACCCTGTGAATTGCTTAACTGGCTTGAAGAGTAAGGTTGCCAGTCCGAAGACGGGTAGTTGTCTTGCGCGCTAAATGGCTCAAGCTCTATTAAAAAGTAGCTTTGTGCTGAAATTTGAGTTTGAGGAAATTGTTTTATACGGTAAGGGTCGTTCCATTCGGTTCTTGTGGAAGAATAATACGCGAAATAATAATCTGAGAGATTAATTGCGGAATTTGTGGGATTATAAAGCTCTACGAATTCTGAGTCCGCAACTTGTATTTCATTTATAACCAAATGGCTTAATTCCTGAGGTATGGTATTTTGTTGTTTTATAAATGTTTGGTTTGGACCTGTTGGACCATATGGGCTGGGTGCGGAATCGTTTTGTGTTGAATCCCCCAAAACTTCGCCTCCGACAGGGTGGCACACGTCTCCCCACAAGCCCCGCCTGTCTTCTTTTGCCTCTTCTTCCACCTCTTCAAAGTTGTCTGTGAATTCATGTGTAAACCCAAAATCAAAAGCGTAAGCGTGGCCTGTTTCAACAAGATTTTGGTTAACGAAAGTATTGTTTATGTAAACATACCTAAGCAGGCGCCCGTAACTATCTTTATCGTCAGGTCCTTGTTCAAGAGTAACTATTTTATTTAACACAAGTTGTTCATTGTACCCTGTCGCCTCTTTAGCAAAACAACCGTTTGGTTCTTCTGGCGTATTTACGCCTATGTAACGCACCCTTTCACCGTTTTGAAGTTCTACTGTATCGCCATCTATAACACGGGTTACGAGATAGGTTTGTTTGTCGGGAGTGTCTGTCTTATCGGGCGTATCTGTTTTATCTATCATATCT
It encodes the following:
- a CDS encoding thermonuclease family protein; its protein translation is DMIDKTDTPDKTDTPDKQTYLVTRVIDGDTVELQNGERVRYIGVNTPEEPNGCFAKEATGYNEQLVLNKIVTLEQGPDDKDSYGRLLRYVYINNTFVNQNLVETGHAYAFDFGFTHEFTDNFEEVEEEAKEDRRGLWGDVCHPVGGEVLGDSTQNDSAPSPYGPTGPNQTFIKQQNTIPQELSHLVINEIQVADSEFVELYNPTNSAINLSDYYFAYYSSTRTEWNDPYRIKQFPQTQISAQSYFLIELEPFSAQDNYPSSDWQPYSSSQLSNSQGTVAIFSEDPKDVENPKPVDAVAWGNDEDVTLKETKTAQAPQKGKSISRSENHADTDDNSADFTTGDPTPTNSSGKNSYAVLWSESASYSLKNQMLVDESSNLYIASGDSIEKFTTEGNSVWENTRTRSYLSVALSHDYKTLYVVECDPNTDDCYFTAFSTDNGEELTDRFSIGAKSFTLPVSDAEGNVFVTAASKIYAFNLEENSLLLWEKLNSEIDAVLPGQFGTPL